One Massilia sp. 9096 genomic window carries:
- a CDS encoding serine hydrolase, translated as MQSKHTPQRRLTRLTASLLFAFAGAACIGSVHAQDAASNAATAATAATAATAAAAQTYNPDADVTRVMKLFDVPGIAIAVVKDGKVLVAEGYGVRELGKPAKVDAKTLFEVASNSKAFTAAALAMLVDEGKVAWDDPVTKHLPDFQMYDAYVTHEMTVRDLLTHRSGLGLGAGDLLWWPTTNFSTDEIIQKLRYIPPATSFRSSYAYDNLLYIVAGKIVASKSGKTWGETIRERILTPVGMASTVTSVAEEAGNPDVAHAHSKINDRIAAVKAMPVPNAVGAVGINTNAEDIARWMRVLLDGGRVGTDANGKEVRLFSAKQARELWTAQTPIRIGEPDPRLAATKPSFSAYGLGFQLRDYDGKLVAMHSGALQGFYSKVVLVPEAKLGIAILTNAESGGSLNALQYRLLDQYLGSHVAGPDPIGAVAAVEQDSHAKELARLNKTGAGRVAKSLPSLALAAYDGDYQDPWYGLATIKHVGGKQILTFARTPDLTGELTHYQHDTFIVRWKERNFNADAYVTFSLNPDGSIERMKMQPISTETDFSYDFQDLNFKPVKADPKAGS; from the coding sequence ATGCAATCGAAGCACACCCCGCAGCGACGCTTGACGCGCCTGACCGCCTCCCTGCTGTTCGCCTTTGCCGGCGCGGCCTGCATCGGCAGCGTCCACGCACAAGACGCCGCAAGCAACGCCGCCACCGCCGCCACCGCCGCCACCGCCGCCACCGCCGCCGCGGCGCAAACCTACAACCCCGACGCCGACGTCACCCGCGTCATGAAACTGTTCGACGTGCCCGGCATCGCGATCGCCGTGGTCAAGGATGGTAAAGTGCTGGTGGCCGAGGGGTATGGCGTGCGCGAACTGGGCAAGCCGGCCAAGGTCGACGCCAAGACCCTGTTCGAGGTCGCCTCGAACTCGAAAGCCTTCACCGCCGCCGCGCTGGCGATGCTGGTCGACGAAGGCAAGGTCGCCTGGGACGATCCGGTCACCAAGCACCTGCCCGACTTCCAGATGTACGACGCCTACGTCACGCACGAGATGACGGTGCGCGACCTGCTGACCCACCGCAGCGGTCTGGGCCTGGGCGCGGGCGACCTGCTGTGGTGGCCGACTACCAACTTCAGCACCGACGAGATCATCCAGAAGCTGCGCTACATCCCGCCTGCGACCAGCTTTCGCAGCAGCTACGCCTACGACAACCTGCTGTACATCGTGGCCGGCAAGATCGTCGCCAGCAAATCCGGCAAGACCTGGGGCGAGACCATCCGCGAGCGCATCCTGACGCCGGTCGGCATGGCGTCGACCGTGACCAGCGTCGCCGAGGAAGCGGGCAACCCGGACGTGGCGCACGCGCACAGCAAGATCAACGACCGGATCGCGGCGGTGAAGGCGATGCCGGTGCCGAACGCGGTCGGCGCGGTCGGCATCAACACCAACGCGGAAGATATCGCGCGCTGGATGCGCGTGCTGCTCGACGGCGGCCGTGTCGGTACCGATGCCAACGGCAAGGAAGTGCGCCTGTTCAGCGCCAAGCAGGCGCGCGAGCTGTGGACCGCGCAGACCCCGATCCGCATCGGCGAGCCGGATCCGCGCCTGGCCGCGACCAAGCCGAGCTTCTCGGCCTACGGCCTGGGTTTCCAATTGCGCGACTACGACGGCAAGCTGGTCGCCATGCACAGCGGCGCGCTGCAGGGCTTTTATTCGAAGGTGGTCCTGGTGCCGGAAGCGAAGCTGGGCATCGCCATTCTCACCAATGCCGAAAGCGGCGGCTCGCTCAACGCGCTGCAATACCGCCTGCTCGACCAGTACCTGGGCAGCCACGTCGCCGGTCCCGACCCGATCGGCGCGGTGGCCGCCGTCGAGCAGGACAGCCACGCCAAGGAACTGGCGCGCCTGAACAAGACCGGCGCGGGCCGCGTGGCGAAATCGCTGCCCTCGCTGGCGCTGGCCGCCTACGACGGCGACTACCAGGACCCGTGGTATGGCCTGGCCACGATCAAGCACGTCGGCGGCAAGCAGATCCTGACTTTCGCGCGCACGCCCGACCTGACCGGCGAGCTGACCCACTACCAGCACGACACCTTCATCGTGCGCTGGAAGGAGCGCAACTTCAATGCCGACGCCTACGTCACCTTCTCGCTGAACCCGGACGGCAGCATCGAGCGCATGAAGATGCAGCCGATCTCCACCGAGACCGATTTCAGCTACGACTTCCAGGACCTGAACTTCAAGCCGGTCAAGGCGGACCCGAAAGCCGGCTCGTAA
- a CDS encoding TldD/PmbA family protein, giving the protein MERRTFLNLSGLAFGSMLVPVFGRAIAAEEMQSSMPAAARKMLADTALNAATKAGASYCDVRIGRYLNQYVITRDLNVENVVNTESAGIGVRVLCNGAYGFAATNDMSPDGVAGAARQAVAIAKANAKLQTEPVQLAPVKGVGEVAWSTPVVKDWRSVPIKDKAEMLITANKAGMDGGANFMTSMLFQVHQSKYFASTDGSYIDQDIQRLWAPVTATAIDKASGKFRSRSGLSAPVGMGYEYFDARPEHKIKAAGGVATLYTKSYDIVEDARAAGRDAKRKLTAKSVTPGKYDLMLSPENIWLTIHESVGHPTELDRVLGYEANYAGTSFATLDKWQSKKFNYGSPLVNIVADKTTPGSLGYVGYDDEGVKTKRWDIIKDGILVSYQATRDQAHIIGKTESDGCSYADSWSNVQFQRMPNVSLQAGQKKLTPDEMVKDIKKGIYIVGDGSFSIDQQRYNFQFGGQLFYEINNGKIGQMLEDVAYQSNTQDFWNACSALCDDRDWRMGGSFFDGKGQPSQVSIVSHGASTARFNGINVINTARKIG; this is encoded by the coding sequence ATGGAACGGCGTACCTTCCTCAACCTCAGCGGTCTGGCCTTCGGCTCGATGCTGGTTCCCGTGTTCGGACGCGCGATCGCCGCCGAAGAGATGCAATCCTCGATGCCGGCCGCGGCCAGGAAGATGCTGGCCGACACGGCGCTGAATGCCGCCACCAAGGCCGGCGCCAGCTACTGCGACGTGCGCATCGGCCGCTACCTGAACCAGTACGTCATCACGCGCGACCTGAACGTCGAGAACGTGGTCAACACCGAATCGGCCGGCATCGGCGTGCGCGTACTGTGCAACGGCGCCTATGGCTTCGCGGCCACCAACGACATGAGCCCGGACGGCGTCGCGGGCGCGGCGCGCCAGGCGGTGGCGATCGCCAAGGCCAACGCCAAGCTGCAGACCGAACCGGTGCAACTGGCGCCGGTCAAGGGCGTGGGCGAGGTGGCGTGGTCGACGCCGGTGGTCAAGGACTGGCGTTCGGTGCCGATCAAGGACAAGGCCGAGATGCTGATCACGGCCAACAAGGCCGGCATGGACGGCGGCGCCAACTTCATGACCTCGATGCTGTTCCAGGTGCACCAGTCGAAGTATTTCGCTTCGACCGACGGCTCCTACATCGACCAGGACATCCAGCGCCTGTGGGCGCCGGTGACCGCGACCGCCATCGACAAGGCCAGCGGCAAGTTCCGTTCGCGCAGCGGCCTGTCGGCGCCGGTCGGCATGGGCTACGAATACTTCGACGCGCGTCCCGAGCACAAGATCAAGGCCGCAGGCGGCGTCGCCACGCTGTACACCAAATCGTACGACATCGTCGAGGACGCGCGCGCCGCGGGCCGCGACGCCAAGCGCAAGCTGACCGCGAAATCGGTCACGCCGGGCAAGTACGACCTGATGCTCTCGCCGGAAAACATCTGGCTGACCATCCACGAATCGGTCGGCCACCCGACCGAACTGGATCGCGTGCTCGGCTACGAAGCCAACTACGCCGGCACCAGCTTCGCCACGCTGGACAAGTGGCAGAGCAAGAAATTCAATTACGGTTCGCCGCTGGTGAACATCGTCGCCGACAAGACCACCCCGGGCTCGCTCGGCTACGTCGGCTACGACGACGAGGGCGTGAAAACCAAGCGCTGGGACATCATCAAGGACGGCATCCTGGTCAGCTACCAGGCCACGCGCGACCAGGCCCACATCATCGGCAAGACCGAGTCGGACGGCTGCTCGTACGCCGACAGCTGGAGCAACGTGCAGTTCCAGCGCATGCCGAACGTGTCGCTCCAGGCCGGCCAGAAGAAGCTGACCCCGGACGAGATGGTCAAGGACATCAAGAAGGGCATCTACATCGTCGGCGACGGCTCGTTCTCGATCGACCAGCAGCGCTACAACTTCCAGTTCGGCGGCCAGCTGTTCTACGAGATCAACAACGGCAAGATCGGCCAGATGCTGGAAGACGTGGCCTACCAGTCGAACACCCAGGACTTCTGGAATGCCTGCAGCGCGCTGTGCGACGACCGCGACTGGCGCATGGGCGGCTCCTTCTTCGACGGCAAGGGCCAGCCGAGCCAGGTCAGCATCGTGTCGCACGGCGCCTCGACGGCGCGCTTCAACGGCATCAACGTCATCAACACCGCCCGCAAGATCGGCTAA